The genomic DNA CCAGCTCATGGACCTGGTCTTCACCGTCGGCGCCTACACGATGCTCACGATGGCCCTCAACACCTTCGGCGTGGAACTCGATCCGGTGATCTCGGAAGAGAACTTCAGTTTCCCAAAAAGAGAATGGTATTCTCACAAGCGAGAGGGGTGATCCCATGCCACACTTCGCCAAGCCCGAGGCCGGGAGCTGGACCGAGAACTACCCCGAGCTGGGCACCAGCCCGGTCAACTACGAGGACTCCATCGACCCCGCGTACTACGAGGCCGAGAAGGAGGCGATCTTCAAGAAGACCTGGCTGAACGTCGGTCGGGTCGAGCAAGTGCCCAAGGTCGGCAGCTACTTCACGAAGGAGCTGGCGGTCGCCGACACCTCACTGGTGATCGTGCGGGGCAAGGACAAGGAGATCCGCGCCTTCCACAACGTCTGCCGCCACCGCGGCAACAAGCTCGTGTGGAACGACTACCCGGGCGAGGAGGTCAAGGGCACCTGCCGCCAGTTCACCTGCAAGTACCACGCCTGGCGCTACAACCTCGACGGCGATCTGACCTTCGTCCAGCAGGAGAAGGAGTTCTTCGACCTGGACAAGGCGGACTACGGCCTCAAGCTGGTCCGCTGCGAGGTCTGGGAAGGCTTCGTCTTCGTCAACCTGGACCAGAACGCCCAGCCGTTGAAGGAGTACCTCGGCGAGTTCGCCAAGGGGCTGGAGGGCTACCCCTTCCACGAGATGACCGAGGTCTTCACGTACAAGGCGGAGATCGGCAGCAACTGGAAGCTGTTCATCGACGCGTTCGCGGAGTTCTACCACGCGCCCGTCCTGCACATGAAGCAGGCCGTCAAGGACGAGGCCGACAAGCTCTTCAACGTCGGGTACGAGGCGCTGCACTACGAGATCCACCCCCCGCACTCGATGATCTCCTCCTGGGGAGGCATGTCCCCGCCCAAGGACCTGACCATCGTCAAGCCCATCGAACGCGTCCTGCGCAGCGGCCTGTTCGGGCCGTGGGAGGCGCCCGACATCGAAGGCCTGGACCCTCTTCCCCCCGGTCTCAATCCGGGCGGGCACCGCGCGTGGGGCAACGACTCCTTCGAGTTCTTCCCCAACATGACCCTGCTGATCTGGAAGCCCGGCTGGTACCTGACGTACCACTACTGGCCGACGGCGGTGGACAAGCACCTCTTCGAGGCCAACCTGTACTTCGTGCCCGCGAAGACGGCGCGCGAGCGGCTCAAGCAGGAGCTGGCGGCGGTGACGTTCAAGGAGTACGCGCTCCAGGACGGCAACACCCTGGAGGCCACCCAGACGATGCTCAAGAGCCGGGTCGTCACCGAATTCCCGCTCTGCGACCAGGAGTTGCTGCTCCGCCATCTGCACAAGACGGTCGCCGACTACGTCAAGGAGCACACCGATGCTGCCCAGTGAGTTCGCGGCACTCGAACCGTTCAGCGAGTGGGTCCTGGAGTCCGAGCGCGATCGGTACAGCAAGCGCCTGGCCAGCTCCATGGAGGAGATGCAGGCGTTCTACGACGCCGCGTTCCCGCTGCTGGAACAGGCCTCCGACCACCTCGACAAGTTCCCCCTCTCCGAACTCCCGAAGCAGGAGCGCAACTTGCTGCTCCTGCTGTTCTCCCTGGTGAACGTGTCGTTCCCGGTCGAGGTCTGGAAGCAGGCCCGGGTGCCGGACAGCGGGGCCGCCTACATGGACCTCGTCGTCGAGCCGAAGGTCTGACCCGTCGTGGTCACACTCAGAGCAGCGCGTGTACTGCACGTGGAGACGGGCGAGTTCGAGCAGCCGGGCATCGTCACGGTCGACGGCGAACGCATCACGCACGGTGGCGCAGCGGGCGAGGTTGACGGAGAGAACGAGGTTCTCGATCTCGGTGACGTGACGCTGCTGCCCGGTCTCATGGACATGGAGGTCAACCTCCTGATGGGCGGCCGGGGAGAGACGCTCGCGTTCTCCCCCGTCCAGGACGATCCCCCGCTGCGGATGCTCCGCGCGGTGGGCAACGCCCGGCGGACCCTGCGCGCGGGGTTCACCACGGTCCGCAATCTGGGTCTGTTCGTGAAGACGGGCGGCTATCTGCTGGACGTCGCGCTGGCGAAGGCCATCGACGCCGGCTGGATAGACGGCCCGCGCATCGTGCCCGCCGGTCACGCCATCACACCCACCGGCGGGCATCTCGACCCCACGATGTTCGCCGCGTACGCCCCCGGAATCATGCCTCTCTCCCTGGAGGAGGGCATTGCCAACGGTGTCGACGAGGTGCGCAAGGCCGTCCGCTACCAGATCAAGCACGGGGCACGGCTCATCAAGGTCTGTGCGTCCGGGGGCGTGATGTCCCACACCGGCACCCCCGGCGCGCAGCACTACTCCGACGAGGAACTGCGCGCCATCGTGGACGAGGCCCACCGGCGCGGACTGAAGGTGGCGGCCCACACCCATGGGGCCGACGCCGTCCGGTCGGCGGTGGAGGCGGGCATCGACTGCATCGAGCACGGCTTCCTGCTCGACGACGACACCATCGCGCTGATGGCGGAGAGGGGCACTTTCCTGGTGCCGACCACCGCTCTCATCGACGGGATGGACATGTCCCATGCCGCGCCCGAGCTGAAGGAGAAGGCCGCCGAGATCTTCCCCCGGGCGAAGACCGTGGTGGCCAGGGCCGGCAAGGCGGGTGTCCGGATGGCGCTGGGCACGGACGCGCCGGCGATTCCGCACGGCCGCGGCGCGCAGGAGCTGATCGCCCTGGTCGACCGCGGGATGACTCCCCTGGAGGCGATCCAGGCGGCGACCGTCAACGCGGCGGAGCTGATCGACGCCGACGACCGGGGCCGTATCGCCGAGGGCCTGCTCGCCGACCTGATCGCGGTGCCGGGCAATCCGCTGGAGGACGTCTCCGTGATGGCGGACGTCCGGTTCGTGATGAAGGGCGGGAAGGTGTTCCGCGACGAGCGCCGCTGAGGCCAACGCCCCGTCCGGTCGGGCTAGTTGATCAGGCCGGCCCGTCGAGGGGTCGTAGCATCCGCAGGATCATGTCGACCGTGCGCTCGACGGGGCGGTTGCGGGCCGTGACCGTGGACAGGAGGGTGCGGGTCAGTACGGCGCCGAGGAGCATGTCGAAGACGTCGTCCGGGTCCACGGCGGGGTCGACGGTCCCGGTCGGCGCGGCGCGCAGGATGTCCTGGAACTGCGGTCGCGCCGACACGCGCAGCAGCATCTCGGGCGGCCGCGGACGGCTCGATGTCTGGGAGTGCGCGAAGAGACCGGCCGCCGCGGCGCGGGCCGCCGGGGCGCCGAAGGCCGCCAGGTAGGCGCGGACGAACCGGCGGAGGTCTCGTCGCAGATCCCCCGTCGGGCGGACGCTCAACGGGCTGAGCCCGGGGAACGTGGCCTCCTCGATCAGCTCGATCCGGGACGGCCAGCGGCGGTAGATGGCGGAGGCGTGCACGCCGGAGTGTTCCGCCACCGCCTGGATCGTCGTGGCGTCGAAGCCGCGCTGGACGAGGAGTTCGCGCGTCGCCGCGAGGGCCCGTTCGTTGATGCTCGTGTCACGGGGACGGCCCGGGGCGCGGCGCGGTTCAGCCATGCCGTGATTGTAGTGACCGGGCGGTGTTCCGGTGTTCCTCAATTATAGGAGACCGTCTTCTGTAATTCCCGCCGGGTGGCTACAGTCCGAAGGGGACGGACTTCGGAGTGCGGAGGAGAGTCTGATGCGTGCTGCTGTGCTGCGGGGCGGGACGGTCCGGGCGCGGACCGTCGACGATCCGGTCCCCGGACCGGGCCAACTCCTCGTCCGCTCGCTGGCGTGCGGGATCTGCGCGTCGGATCTGCACTTCATGGACCATCCCGAGGCGGGCGCCGACGACGACAGCGGGATGTCGACGTACGACAGGGACGTCGACATCGTGATGGGGCACGAGTACTGCGCCGAGGTCGTGGACTACGGCCCCGGCACCGAGCGCCGTATCCCGGTGGGGACGCGGGTGAGTT from Streptomyces sp. NBC_01478 includes the following:
- a CDS encoding aromatic ring-hydroxylating oxygenase subunit alpha, with protein sequence MPHFAKPEAGSWTENYPELGTSPVNYEDSIDPAYYEAEKEAIFKKTWLNVGRVEQVPKVGSYFTKELAVADTSLVIVRGKDKEIRAFHNVCRHRGNKLVWNDYPGEEVKGTCRQFTCKYHAWRYNLDGDLTFVQQEKEFFDLDKADYGLKLVRCEVWEGFVFVNLDQNAQPLKEYLGEFAKGLEGYPFHEMTEVFTYKAEIGSNWKLFIDAFAEFYHAPVLHMKQAVKDEADKLFNVGYEALHYEIHPPHSMISSWGGMSPPKDLTIVKPIERVLRSGLFGPWEAPDIEGLDPLPPGLNPGGHRAWGNDSFEFFPNMTLLIWKPGWYLTYHYWPTAVDKHLFEANLYFVPAKTARERLKQELAAVTFKEYALQDGNTLEATQTMLKSRVVTEFPLCDQELLLRHLHKTVADYVKEHTDAAQ
- a CDS encoding metal-dependent hydrolase family protein — protein: MVTLRAARVLHVETGEFEQPGIVTVDGERITHGGAAGEVDGENEVLDLGDVTLLPGLMDMEVNLLMGGRGETLAFSPVQDDPPLRMLRAVGNARRTLRAGFTTVRNLGLFVKTGGYLLDVALAKAIDAGWIDGPRIVPAGHAITPTGGHLDPTMFAAYAPGIMPLSLEEGIANGVDEVRKAVRYQIKHGARLIKVCASGGVMSHTGTPGAQHYSDEELRAIVDEAHRRGLKVAAHTHGADAVRSAVEAGIDCIEHGFLLDDDTIALMAERGTFLVPTTALIDGMDMSHAAPELKEKAAEIFPRAKTVVARAGKAGVRMALGTDAPAIPHGRGAQELIALVDRGMTPLEAIQAATVNAAELIDADDRGRIAEGLLADLIAVPGNPLEDVSVMADVRFVMKGGKVFRDERR
- a CDS encoding TetR/AcrR family transcriptional regulator encodes the protein MAEPRRAPGRPRDTSINERALAATRELLVQRGFDATTIQAVAEHSGVHASAIYRRWPSRIELIEEATFPGLSPLSVRPTGDLRRDLRRFVRAYLAAFGAPAARAAAAGLFAHSQTSSRPRPPEMLLRVSARPQFQDILRAAPTGTVDPAVDPDDVFDMLLGAVLTRTLLSTVTARNRPVERTVDMILRMLRPLDGPA